One genomic window of Candidatus Trichorickettsia mobilis includes the following:
- a CDS encoding ankyrin repeat domain-containing protein, translating to MDIIIESQIDKNNIFHENERHETPIIVAIQRNDNKSIKFLLKQAYELNVLNTVLKQKPLHNLNAPLYAASCRNWYFIEELCEYIFNKSILILQDINNNNKTALHYAVEAGHFPSAEKLLKHNQDLIKLKDSNGWNALHSAAAKGFLPIVELIFEQSLKQHPKLIRVEDNNGQNAIHIAAAAGHLPILEYLLEKNQKLMTFVDNNGWNALYHAVAGGHLSIIEYLLEKDQNLINANYKGQHVIHIAAAAGHLPILEYLLEKDPKLMTLQDKDGWNALHHAAAEGRLLIVQKLLEKDQNLINSKVKGQHVIHIAAAKGHLSIVEYLLKKAPDLIQLKDNYGWNALHHAVAEGRLLIVQKLLEKDPTLIDNEKHVLNLAASKGFLPIVEYLLKKAPDLIGLKDYNGQNVIKIATDKGFLPIVKLLKEQFKDNAEQNVTKEFINNCFLDLNKKEAKITELTFYSDVDTNIIQEEDCNLLGNTTYLQNEIER from the coding sequence ATGGATATAATAATAGAAAGTCAAATAGATAAAAACAATATTTTCCATGAGAACGAGAGGCATGAAACTCCTATTATTGTTGCGATACAGCGTAACGACAATAAGAGTATTAAATTTTTGTTAAAACAAGCTTACGAATTGAACGTGTTAAACACAGTTCTTAAGCAGAAGCCATTGCATAATTTAAATGCTCCACTTTATGCAGCTTCATGTAGGAACTGGTATTTTATAGAAGAATTATGCGAATATATATTTAATAAATCAATATTGATACTTCAAGATATCAATAACAATAACAAAACAGCATTACACTATGCTGTTGAAGCTGGACACTTCCCAAGTGCTGAGAAATTGCTGAAGCACAACCAAGATCTTATTAAATTAAAAGACAGTAATGGATGGAATGCTTTACATAGTGCTGCTGCTAAAGGGTTCTTACCAATTGTTGAGTTAATTTTTGAGCAATCGCTAAAGCAACACCCAAAACTGATTAGAGTAGAAGATAACAACGGGCAAAATGCCATACATATTGCTGCTGCTGCAGGGCATTTACCAATTCTTGAATATTTGCTGGAGAAAAACCAAAAACTGATGACATTTGTAGATAACAATGGGTGGAATGCCTTATATCATGCTGTTGCTGGAGGGCATTTATCAATTATTGAGTATTTGCTAGAGAAAGACCAGAATCTTATTAACGCAAACTATAAGGGGCAGCATGTTATACATATTGCTGCTGCTGCTGGGCATTTACCAATTCTTGAATATTTGCTGGAGAAAGACCCAAAACTGATGACATTACAAGACAAGGATGGGTGGAATGCTTTACATCATGCTGCTGCTGAAGGGCGTTTACTAATTGTTCAAAAATTGCTGGAGAAAGACCAAAATCTTATTAACTCAAAGGTTAAGGGGCAACATGTCATACATATTGCTGCTGCTAAAGGCCATTTATCAATTGTTGAGTATTTGCTAAAGAAAGCCCCGGATCTTATTCAATTAAAAGACAATTATGGGTGGAATGCCTTACATCATGCTGTTGCTGAAGGGCGTTTACTAATTGTTCAGAAATTGCTGGAGAAAGACCCAACGCTGATAGACAATGAGAAGCATGTCTTAAATCTTGCTGCTTCTAAAGGGTTTTTACCAATAGTTGAGTATTTGCTAAAGAAAGCCCCAGATCTTATTGGATTAAAAGACTATAATGGGCAGAATGTTATAAAAATTGCTACTGATAAAGGATTTTTACCAATTGTTAAATTGCTGAAAGAGCAATTCAAAGACAATGCTGAACAGAATGTCACGAAGGAATTTATAAACAACTGTTTTTTAGATCTTAATAAGAAGGAGGCAAAAATTACTGAACTAACTTTTTATTCTGATGTAGACACAAATATTATTCAAGAAGAAGACTGTAATTTGCTAGGTAACACCACATATCTACAGAATGAGATTGAGCGATAA